From a single Lolium rigidum isolate FL_2022 chromosome 7, APGP_CSIRO_Lrig_0.1, whole genome shotgun sequence genomic region:
- the LOC124673943 gene encoding uncharacterized protein LOC124673943 isoform X2, whose product MRSVAGLAILALDDSSRRRTLSLYLLARLAQCAYNSAKSKNRFHFWGSHWRHGDALLFSLACAQIMYAFVMRPESLPKSYRDFIQKTGPVAEPVYKAVRDSCRGGHVDLIGLLALFANKKNLNLMKLTESPSIIPCSVIHPDRASCLAHNVTVTSSTFKKTFPLYFSLTFVPFVVLRLQKFLESPAATCWRALVGAVRSTTFLSAFVTLFQSAICLHRKVASKDHKLVYWFGGLISGLSILLENKARRAELALYVLPRAGESLWYILINRHLLPNIKNAEVALFCMCMGGIMYFLEYEPDTMAPFLRGLIRRFLASKITNPSPPPNRNTSYSYLQALNVLEQPKAQPGPENGLPTSETYTLESIPGL is encoded by the exons GCGATACTTGCACTCGATGATTCAAGTAGGAGACGTACCCTTTCTCTATATCTTCTAGCAAGGCTTGCTCAG TGTGCATATAATTCTGCAAAGTCCAAAAATAGATTtcacttttggggaagccattgGAGGCACGGAGATGCGTTGCTTTTCTCTCTCGCATGTGCCCAG ATTATGTATGCTTTTGTTATGAGGCCTGAAAGCTTACCGAAATCGTACCGAGACTTCATCCAAAAGACAGGACCAGTTGCGGAACCTGTTTACAAGGCTGTCAGAGATAGCTGCAGAGGTGGTCATGTGGATCTCATTGGCCTCTTGGCCTTATTCGCAAACAAGAAGAATTTGAATTTGATGAAATTAACGGAAAGTCCATCCATTATTCCATGCTCTGTGATTCATCCTGACAGAGCATCATGCTTGGCTCATAATGTTACTGTCACTTCATCAACATTCAAGAAAACATTCCCTCTGTACTTCTCATTGACATTTGTCCCCTTTGTTGTTCTACGTCTTCAAAAG TTTTTGGAATCCCCAGCTGCAACTTGCTGGCGTGCTCTTGTGGGTGCAGTTCGATCTACCACCTTTTTGTCTGCTTTTGTCACTCTCTTCCAG TCTGCCATCTGTTTGCATCGTAAAGTTGCAAGCAAAGACCACAAACTTGTGTATTGGTTTGGTGGTTTAATTTCTGGTCTTTCGATTCTCTTGGAGAATAAAGCTAGAAGAGCGGAGTTAGCTCTCTATGTACTCCCCCGTGCTGGAGAATCCCTATGGTATATATTGATCAACCGTCACCTCCTCCCAAATATAAAAAATGCCGAG GTGGCTCTTTTCTGCATGTGCATGGGAGGAATCATGTATTTTCTGGAGTACGAGCCAGACACCATGGCTCCATTCCTCAGAGGCCTCATCCGGCGTTTCCTGGCGAGCAAGATAACCAACCCAAGTCCACCTCCGAATCGCAACACCTCCTACTCCTACCTTCAGGCGTTGAATGTGTTGGAGCAACCAAAGGCGCAACCCGGCCCGGAGAATGGCCTACCTACATCGGAGACATACACCCTTGAATCAATTCCTGGACTTTAA